A region of the Methanomicrobiales archaeon genome:
CGAAGATGTGGATGAGGTCTTCTTATTTGTCTCCGAGATGGCGAATCGATACGAAGATGCCATACAAGAGGCCACGAATCTCCGCAATAATACTCTTGGCGCTTTTGAACTCAACTTTGCACGACCTATAGACCTTGACGCATTTTCAAAGACGGTATCTATGGGAAAGGGGCGCATGAACCTCTGGCTCGTAGAGGTTGAAGGTGAATCGGACTTTCGCAGGTTCAAGGGTCTCGATCTTCATACGTGGGATCGCATTCTCATGGATGTCGGTCCGGATTATGCATACCTGACTATCCCCAATCAAGGGTGTGTTAATGCAGCTCCGAGGATCGCAACGATCCAGGGGGAGGATAACGCAGGTAAAACCTCTATTTATTTTAATGGGGATGAATTGTTTGCCTGATCTAAAAGATAGAATTGTCCTGTGGCGAAATACTATCCAACTTTTTCACCGTTATAATCGTCCTGATTTTGTTGGGCCGTTTCTTGAGGCAGGATTCCATAGGTATCGTATAGAACCGCATCTTTCATCAAGACACGATGGTCAAGAAAAACATCCTGATATTGTTGCTGTCAGCGATGATGGTTGGGTTCTATTGGAATTAACGGTTAATCAGCACTCAAAGAAAGAGAAGCTCGACTCATACAAGAACATTGACCCCAGAAGTCTTAGTGTATATGGTTTCCCCGTTTTCTCAAAAGCTCCGGATGTCATCAGCAGTCGGATGTCCGCGGTTCACGACGGGGATCACTGCCAGATCCTCGTCAAAGATGTGCTGAGGATATCCAACGACTGTTTTATTGGAAATCTAAAATTGCGGGAATCTTTAGTGAAGAGGGATGGCTCCGATCTCTCGAAATTACCTGACATTCCTGTTACGCTTCTTCCAGAGATGCAAGCATTTGAAATTCGACGTGGTTTAATCGACATTGTGATGCAGTTGTTCAAGGAAAACCACGAAGGAAAAACTGCACACGAGATGGTTAAAGAAGGGTTGGAGCGTTTGTACGATATCATTGGGCAATCAGAAAAACAAGCACTTCGAGATAAAGTAATACATGAGATGGATGTGTTGATGAACAAATATCTGAAGGGTTTTATCGAGCTCAAGGACGGTAAATATCGAGCAACGGAGAAATTCAAACAGCATCCAAGGACACTCTTGAATATCGCTATGAGTTTACAGGAGTGGGCAAATCCAACGCAGAGAACTTTGAGTGATTTTCGAAAATAGTAGAACAGCGCTGTCACTAAATGACAAGCCATCAATGCATTTAACACGCTTCCTTAGGAGGATTATCCTATTCCTCTCATTTCCATTCCCCCGGTTCTGTCCGATTCCCTCGGATAAAGTCCTTCTCCTCTCCCGAATCTCCGTATTTCTGTCATTTTACCCTTCCCTCGGGAGCTACCGCTATGAGGGTTACCGGTACGAAGCTGCCACAGGGTGAACGCTACACAGGAGATCGGATCTTAAGATGGACCCGAGCAGCGGTAGTACTGGCACATGTGCGGCACCCAATATCTCTTGATTTTGTGGCTACCATGAAAGCCCACGATTCTCTATCGGTTTCATAGCAATATCGACCGATTCTTAAAGTAGGTTATCTCTGCATGTTTCCTGCGCTTATCAGGACGGAAGTCAGGCATGGTATAGTTTTTATGATTAGGGATGAAGTTTATCGCAATCCTCGAAATATGATCAGAATTAAAACCCAAACTCCTCACATATTAGGGAATATATCGAGGTTGAGTTTCTCGGCGATTTCTCGGACCTGCTTTGGCACCTCGGTCATCCGTTTCTCCTCCCCATAGACCACGGAATACACCTTGGAGAGTTTCAGAAGCAATCCCTGCGGTGAGAGGTGTGCCGACAGCCCGGCCTGTTTGATCCGATGCAGGATCCGGCAGTAGAGGTAGAGGCAGAGGAACCCGATGAAGACATGGCCGAAGACGGCCGTGGCATCCCGGAGGTAGAGTTTGTCTGCCTGGATCAGGCTCTTGAATGCAGCGAAATGGTTCTCGACCAGATTCCGGGATTGATACATCTGGTAAATCTCCTGCGGATGTGCTATGATCGAGGAGAGGATCAGGACCCGGCCCGCACGCTTCAGCCGCTGGTTCAATGTCTCCCGGTCGATCGCTCCCTCCTCCAACAGGCGGTAGAGGGTCTTCTGCTCTTCCACTGCGAGATCGGCATCTTCGTAGAGGTAGAGCATCAAGCCATCCACCTCACGGCTGCCGGCATGCAGGAGCCGTTTGTGGTAGAAGAAGTGGTCGGTGAGATGGATTCGCGTTCCATACCGGGTGCTGTTGCGGCGCTGGGGGAGGACGAACGGGATCTTCGCCTCAATTAGGATCTGTTCATTCTTCTCTGAAACGAAGCCGCGGTCGAGGACGAGCGTCATCCTGGCGGTATCGATCTCGTCAAGGGATCGAACGAGGGTGGCGACGTCCCGAACCGAGCCCGGCAGGGCGCGGATCATCACAGGAAGGCCGGTATCCGTTGCACTGAAGAGCGCGATGTTGACCTGCGGCAACCAGACACCCTCGGCGTTGTAGCCGAACTCGGCGAGGTTGACCGTATCGGAGTGGGAGTAGATGAAGGAGAGGTCATAGACGAGCTGCTGCGCTGGCGAGGCGAGCTGCCGAAACACGGCCTGTTGGGCCGTGCGGTCGCCGCCGACGGCGGTGAGAACCCGGGCGAGGGTGCGGGGGTCGCAGTCCGCGGAGATGCCCAGGATATTGTCGAGTTTCTCCCAGGCATCCCCGATCCGGGAGAGGGGCGTATACCCGGCGATCCGGGTGAAGGTGAGGGCGACGATCTCCGGCCAGCAGGCGGGGAACGCTTCCCGAAGCATCGGGAGCACCTCGCTGAACTCCTCAGTCATCAGGGCGGCATTCCCGTATTCGCGAACGCTGCGGGGACGTATCGGGATGCTCTGCCCTCTTCTTCCTTTGGCGATGAGCCCGTGGTCTTTTGTGAGTCTGCCCAGGTAGGTGCTGACTTTCCTGGGGGACCTGGTCGTCTTGTCGTAGCTGCTCGTTGACCGATAGACATAGGGCTTACCCTGGATCTCCTTGACTTCCAGACATTTTTCCCCCTTCCGCCGCTGCTCCTCCAGCCATGCCCGAACCCACTCTTCCATATGGTTTAATATTAGGGATTAGAATGATATAGATCTTTCCTTCTGCACCGGGGATTGCTCAAAAGGAGGGCAGAGAATGAAGTATACCCCCTAACTCATGCGGAGTTTAGGTTACCAATAATCTTTTCATCTCGCTATGGACAATACAAAGTGTCCGGAAAGCATCTAAAAAGGGTTATACAGCCTTCTCAACCCTCTTCTTCAGCCCGGACGTGAACGCCTCCATTGAGCTCAGGTTTTTGAAACCGGTGAGGATCACCTTCCCAGACGTGAAGGTGAGGACGGTCCCTGCGTCGCCCCGGTAGATCAGGCCCGGGAACTGTTCGGGTTCATACTCAATCTACTCTGTTTGAGCGCGATGACGAGATATGAGAGTTTAATTTTAATCCAGATAGGGCGTTTAGATTCAAGTAAAAGATTATGTCAAACCCAACCCTTTCATAGCAGCCGTCATGGGATCGCTGTAGAATACCGGATCGACGCGTTCCATAATATCCGCAGAAACGTCAAGGAAGTTTCGTTTATTCTCGATCGGGATAAGTGCCTTTCTGGCCCCGTTGTCCATTGCCATTTGCAATACCTCTGAAAGGCTTGGAAGAGGCTTTATGTTCCCCTGGATGCTCAAATCGCCAAGAATGAGTAATCCAGGCAATGTTTGATGCTTTTTAATGGAGGAGTAAACTGCGATTATGAAAGCAATCCCAACATCAGCAGGAATACGATTGGAGAGAAGATCGATGGCCTCTACGTGGATGTCAGAGGTGTCAAAAATGCTGGCGATTCCCATCTCCACCTTATGGCCCTGAAGGTATGAGAAAGCCCGCTGAATAGATTCTTTCATGCTCCCCTGTATCCCCCCTGCCATTTTGAGTTTCCCTGTGCCTGCAGATAGACTTACTTCAATGCGATAAAGACCCACTCGTCCCCCCTCGCCAACAGATGCTGTATAAACCGATCCAGGGGCCAGCGGGTCGGTGGATATCAGGTTTCTTCCGCCCTCTTCGGGTACGCCAACATAGAATTCTTCACGTGTATTGTTGTCGATGTAGGAGAACGAGGTCTGAGAGTACTCGAAGGAACCCATCTTTTTCAACTGTTCTTTGACTCTTCTTCGGCCCTCCATAGCAACATCGAGCAATTCCGCCAGTTCTTCCTTGGAGAACTCTCCATGGGGATAGATGAGTTTGATGAGGCCGGATACCGTCTTACGGACCGCTTTCACATCACGAGCATTGAGGTGCGATCCCATTGAGAAGTATTTATCGACTGTATCTGTGTAGTTGTGTTTTCTAAGATCCCGCAGGGCTTCTGCAAGATAGTCGACCACGAATCCGTAGTGATCGGTAAAGAAATCCATCCTCATTTTGGGGATTTCCCAACCCGGCAGATAGTAGTGCATTCGATCGATGAAGGCCATATCTTCACGAATGATCTCGGGCATTGGAGCGAATAGGTGAGAAGACCGAACCATGACCTCAACCGGCTGATTTATGTTCCCAAAGAGTGCAATGGATGCATAAGCCGAGAGCGCTTCTTTGCCCCGGGCAAAGGTGCCGGATTCGGCGTAGGTTTTGAGCATTGTGATGATTTCCTTGTGCATCTTCTGGAGATCGGCCACCTCGTCAAACGCAACGACGTCCCAGAGCCCGACCAGCCCTATCTTTCCCGTACTCATGTTATAGAAGAGGTTGGCAACGGTGGTTGGCCCGGTCAGCAGGATGCCATAAGGGGAAATTTCCTGGTAAGCATAAGACTTCCCTGTTCCCCGTGGGCCTAGTTCCACTATGTTGTAGTTGTGCTCGCAGAAGGGGATCAGGCGGACAAGGAGCAAGAGTTTGAGACGCCGGTCGAAATAAGAGGGCTCTAGCCCCATACTCCGAATGAGGAAATCGATCCACTCGTCGGTGCTAAACATCCTGCGTCCTTCGCAGTACTGCTCCAGGTCGAAGGTGGCGAGCTGGATTGGCTCGAGATCTTCTATCCAGAAAGGGCTCTTCTTGCCCCGGGCCTCCTCGTCGTATCTGTGGTTGAGGAGAACCTCGGCCCAGATCCCCCCCATAAGGAGTCGATCATACTTCTGGATGTAGCGTTCGGGGATATGCACGTAATTGTGGCCGAAGTTGACCAGTTCAGCCCAGTATTTGTCCTGATCGGAGACGTATCTGACTTTAACCTTGTCTATGATCATGTGCCGGCCGCGCTCGCGGACATACGACTGTGCTTTCGTGGATTCATCTGGTCGCACGAAGTTGTTTGCGAGAGTTGTATTGACAATGTTCAATCCGGCTTCAATCGCCGCCGGATTATCGGTCGAACAGTATGTCCCGAGGAGGAATTCAAGGACGAACACCGGTACGTTCGCCCCGACCTTCACCTTGCGGACCAGGTCTTTGCGCACCACTTTTCCCGGGAATGCAAGCGTTGCTTTGCGATCCAGATCATCCAGTTCTTCCATGCGTTTCACCTAGAACGTGATGTGTATGGGGATGTTCTCTAGTTTCTTCAGCAGTACTCCGGTCGTTGCGTCGAGGAGATGAACGGAGGCGGATCTACCTGGTTGTATTTCCGGAGGAATGAGAAGCGTTACCGTGTTCGGGTCGATACTCAGTGGATCTTTTTCGCTCATCCTCAACTGGACATCTCCCGTTGCCTGTTCGTACCCATAGAGCGCGCCAAACGGCAGGGAGATCTGATTGCCCTCGCTCCAGATCTCGACACGGATTTTTGGTGGTTGCAGATCAACGAGTTGTGTGGCCTTTCCTTCTATTTTTACCATGCAGACGCGCGTGGTGATGCTGTCGCCTCCCAGTTCGATGGTCAATTGAATGCCGGTGGAAGGTTGCTGTTCATGCGGCGATGATTGAATGGTGAGCACAGGTATGATGTACTCCTGCGGCGAGAGGCCGCCATGGAAATAGGCAAGACCGCCTCCGGCAACCTTGAAGACCCCGATTCCGTACGGGGTGGCGATTTCCAGGTCGCCGCCAAGCCCCAGGTCTGATGCTTTGAAATAGCAATAGGCTTCATTTGCCGCGCCGCCTTTCCCAACCCATACTCTACGGTGCAGGTCAACGGTCTCGCCACCGGGAGAGGGGATCTTCATTGGGTTATCGATCTCTTCTCCGAACAGATACCCGTGATCTGCGGTGACGATGATCGTGGATACACCATATTCGGCAAGGACCCGGAATGATCTTTGCAGGGTGTGGAAGATGTCGTCCATGTATCTCCGGGCCAGATACGGTTCGGCTCTCTCTGCGAATTCATCGATCTCCTGGGAGGTTACGAGGACAAGGTCGGCGTTGCGGATGCCATCTGTGACCGTCTTTTGGGGGTGCAAGAGATCGCTGAGTTTGAGGGAGAGCACTTCGCCCCCTATATGCTCTTTGAGATAGTCCAGTCTTGAGGAGCGATCTTTGAGCACCTTCCCTTCAACTTCGATGGCAAGTTTACCGCCCCCGATCGAGACGAGTGAAGGCTGTACGTCGCCTTTCATCATGAGAGCTGCCATCCCCACTTCAGTGATGGTGGGAACTGTGGCACGTGCCGCATCAAGTGTTGCCACGCTGTTCTTCGAAAACACCTGCAGCAATTCCTGCGCCATTTCGTAACGGAAGGCATCCACGAGGATGTACGCGACCTTGCCCTGTTCCATGGCAGGTGCTACGTACCTGGAGATAATTTCGGTCTGGCGGGGGTAGTCCGGGAGGTCGAATCGTGATTGGGCGAGCTGCTTGACGAATCTGGAGGCGATCTCTCCTCCAAGCTGCGTATAGCGCTGCCGGACTCTTGCATAAAGGTCCCTCACCGATTTTGGCGGTGATGCTGATTCGTACTCGGTGGTTGCGTAGTACTTCTCCACGTAGCGATAGAGCGTATCCAGCCGGTACCAGGGCTGATATCTGTCCGTATAATACGCTGCAATCTCTCCGGCTGTGAAGTTTCGCCCCTTCATCGTGGTTTCGATGGCCTGACCGATGTTGAGAAACGCTGCAATGGTTGCAACCAGGCGCCAGCGTGCTTTTGTGGTCGGCACCATCTCGGCCCAGAACCCCTGTTCCCGCCTCCAGGCAATCTCCTCGAGATCGTCTGTCGATTGGGTCAGAAGCGCCTGCTCGACCAGACTCAAGACTGCTTGATCGATGCCCTGGAATGTGTGGATGTCCTCGATTTGCGAGAGTTCAAGACGACGATCTTCGCCTATGCCGAGCGCCTGCTCGATCTTCCGGGCCCAGGTGACGTAGTTCTTCTGTAGATCGCGGCGCATCTGCCATTCATATACGAGTTGTGCGCATGCCTGCAGATCCTTTGCACTTCGTGCATGTGGAACCCGTGAGAGTGCCTCGGGGACGTAACCATCCAGGCCTGCTATCAATGCACTCATGAGCACATAGCGTGCGAGTTCTCCCCGGCAGGTTTCTGGAGTGTCCCCGCGGATCTCGGCACCGTATTCGGTATGGAGAAATGCCTTCAGGTCGTCTAGGGCGTTTTTTCTGGTGAATTCTTCATCCAGTTCGGGGCGGTTCAGGAAGGAGAGGGTGATGTCCTGGGGGGTCTCAACGCGATAGATGAGGGCGAGAACCTTCTGGTGGCTTGATTTCCGGGCTCGAACCTGTTCGGCAAGGGCATCGAGGTCGGAGAGCGTAAGTTCGTTCCGGTCAACCTTCTTCACGATCTCCTCGAGTTCTGCAGGATCGTCGATGATGCTCTTGAGCGCCTGATTGGCGATGACTGCGAGTCGGGTATTGCGCTGCCAGGGCGTCTGGTGCGGTTTGAGCACGATGCCTGCCGAGGTGTAGGCGACGAGAGCGTTTTCGGTTTCTTCCTCGGAGAGCGGGACGTAGATGAGGAGATCCGGTGGTTCCTCCCGGGTCATGAGCGGCGCGATATCGTGACGCAGTTCAAAGAACGAATCCCGGTATCTCGCCACCGTGCCTCCGGGGATCTCAAGATCCGCTGAAATGTCGCCGTAAATTCTTTCCGGGTCAAACCAGACCACGAGATGGTTGTCCTTCACCTGTTTTACAACCATCTCCCTGATGTATTCACTCACATGCCCCATTGTCTAACTCCTCTTTATCAGTCCTTTCTCGGCGAGCTGCTTCCCGATCGACGACCATGCATACTTTCCTTCGATCAACTCACCCCAGTAGTTCTTTGGCTCGTTCCAGGGCACCAGTTCCCGGAGCGGTGCGATGGTGAGCACCACCCCGTCGTCGTGCTCCGGGATGAGGTTGAGACTTGCGGCCCGCTCCAGCTTCTCGACGAAATCATGGAGTTCGCTGATGAACGCCTCCTGGCCGTCGATCTCCTTCTCCATCTTCTTGACCACGGCTCCGCCGGTGCCGGACTGCTCCCGCTCCTTTCGGAGGTCCTCCAGCCGGCGCTCCTCCATAGCAAGTTTGTCCTTTGCATACCGGAGCGCCTTGTAAAGGGTGTCGCCATCCATCCGCGGATAGTAGATCCAGATGCCGTAGTTCTTCTTCGCCGACTGGAGCAGCCAGTAAATCGGCGCCTTCCGCCGGCTCTTCGAGTAGCGCTTCACGTGGTCGTCCCAGAACCCGCCTGCACTGGGTTTGCGGAAGTAGTCCCGCAAGGATTTGACGCCGAGGATCTCGCAGGCCTCTTTCTCGATGGCATCGGCACGATCGCCCCAGATGAGGGCGAGCACGTCCCGGATGCGGGCGATGATGTCATCGGGATGCCCCTCGTCATCGACGAGGATGCCGTCGGCATCGACCTTCAGGGGATAGTCAGGTGGGATCTCGTGCGGTGCGAGTGGCAGGCCGTCCTCGCCCTGTAGCATCCCCGGCGAGCAGGCGGGAAGGGGGGCGAAGGGATCGGGAAGCTCAGGAGGTTGTCGCTCGCCGGTGGCGTAGCGGATGTCCCAGCGGCCGAAGATGGTGCCGATGGTGTAGGAGAGGAGGTCGGCGGTGAGGGCGGGTGGAGCGGTGGGCGGGGCGTTGATCGGCGCAGGGCGATCACAGAACGCTTCTTCGATTGCTTTTCTGTCCTTGTCGTTGATGCCGTAGAGATCGAAAGCAATAGTGTCAATCTGGTGCTGTATCTCTCCTGCGTCAACAGATACTTTCGATATTTCAGTATTGAACAATGATACATACTCTGTTAACGTTCTGTTCCTGTTAGGGGTCACCATGGATGGTAGGACGAATGGGCGAGTTGTTTCATCATTCCTGTCAATATGTCGTTTCAAATCGACAATCTGGAGTGTAAGACTTTCCAGTTCTCTATAAGCAGGTTGGGATATGGGGGGAAGGGGAGTTCGCTGAATAACCCCTACTTCATAAGATCCAAAGGCCATCTGAAGAGAGAGGAGCGATGAAAAAACAATTGAATTCGATATGCTGAGATAAACTGCCAAATTATCTCCATTTCCCGATGCGACTGGACCTTTATGACCGAAGATTGCACCTGCGGGGAACTGTCTCATATTGAAACCGAGTTGGGTCCTCAGTGACCATGTCAACCCAGGCCGGAAATAATAATCGGTATTTTGCGGGCGTGAGTACTGTTTCCCTGTCTCCGGATTTATGTAGCTTTTAATTTCTTCCCCGTCATTTCCCCAATTCACCACGAGGTGTATGTCTGCATAGTATGGTGAGTATTCTCCACCCTTCGCGAAAGGCACCCATTTCTTCCCGGCAAAGGTTTGCGCCCTGAATTCATCTGGTGTCGTCTCCGATGTCCCGCTGACGGTGCGGGTAGGGTCCACCTCCCACCATGCCCGGACAAAGCGGAAATCGTCGGCGGTGGCAAGACCCTGTTTGATCGTCCTCCCATTACCCTCGAAGGGGGGCAGATCCGCGAAGAGCTGCCGAATACGGTCAGAGACCCAGTAGGCGAACGGTGATCCCGGAACCATGGAGAACTTTTCTGGAGCGACAGGGAAGACTCCAGAGGATTCCTCTCCACTCCTCAAAGCACTGACTGAGTTCGCAAGCGCTGCTCCCTTATCCTTGTCGGCGAGCAACCGGATGAAGGTGCAATTTGACGTTGTCATCTCTTAACCAGTCCCTTCTCCGCGAGCTGCTTCCCGATCGACGACCATGCATACTTTCCTTCGATCAACTCACCCCAGTAGTTCTTTGGCTCGTTCCAGGGCACCAGTTCCCGGAGCGGTGCGATGGTGAGCACCACCCCGTCGTCGTGCTCCGGGATGAGGTTGAGACTTGCGGCCCGCTCCAGCT
Encoded here:
- a CDS encoding transposase; translation: MEEWVRAWLEEQRRKGEKCLEVKEIQGKPYVYRSTSSYDKTTRSPRKVSTYLGRLTKDHGLIAKGRRGQSIPIRPRSVREYGNAALMTEEFSEVLPMLREAFPACWPEIVALTFTRIAGYTPLSRIGDAWEKLDNILGISADCDPRTLARVLTAVGGDRTAQQAVFRQLASPAQQLVYDLSFIYSHSDTVNLAEFGYNAEGVWLPQVNIALFSATDTGLPVMIRALPGSVRDVATLVRSLDEIDTARMTLVLDRGFVSEKNEQILIEAKIPFVLPQRRNSTRYGTRIHLTDHFFYHKRLLHAGSREVDGLMLYLYEDADLAVEEQKTLYRLLEEGAIDRETLNQRLKRAGRVLILSSIIAHPQEIYQMYQSRNLVENHFAAFKSLIQADKLYLRDATAVFGHVFIGFLCLYLYCRILHRIKQAGLSAHLSPQGLLLKLSKVYSVVYGEEKRMTEVPKQVREIAEKLNLDIFPNM
- the brxL gene encoding protease Lon-related BREX system protein BrxL; the protein is MEELDDLDRKATLAFPGKVVRKDLVRKVKVGANVPVFVLEFLLGTYCSTDNPAAIEAGLNIVNTTLANNFVRPDESTKAQSYVRERGRHMIIDKVKVRYVSDQDKYWAELVNFGHNYVHIPERYIQKYDRLLMGGIWAEVLLNHRYDEEARGKKSPFWIEDLEPIQLATFDLEQYCEGRRMFSTDEWIDFLIRSMGLEPSYFDRRLKLLLLVRLIPFCEHNYNIVELGPRGTGKSYAYQEISPYGILLTGPTTVANLFYNMSTGKIGLVGLWDVVAFDEVADLQKMHKEIITMLKTYAESGTFARGKEALSAYASIALFGNINQPVEVMVRSSHLFAPMPEIIREDMAFIDRMHYYLPGWEIPKMRMDFFTDHYGFVVDYLAEALRDLRKHNYTDTVDKYFSMGSHLNARDVKAVRKTVSGLIKLIYPHGEFSKEELAELLDVAMEGRRRVKEQLKKMGSFEYSQTSFSYIDNNTREEFYVGVPEEGGRNLISTDPLAPGSVYTASVGEGGRVGLYRIEVSLSAGTGKLKMAGGIQGSMKESIQRAFSYLQGHKVEMGIASIFDTSDIHVEAIDLLSNRIPADVGIAFIIAVYSSIKKHQTLPGLLILGDLSIQGNIKPLPSLSEVLQMAMDNGARKALIPIENKRNFLDVSADIMERVDPVFYSDPMTAAMKGLGLT
- a CDS encoding PglZ domain-containing protein; amino-acid sequence: MSEYIREMVVKQVKDNHLVVWFDPERIYGDISADLEIPGGTVARYRDSFFELRHDIAPLMTREEPPDLLIYVPLSEEETENALVAYTSAGIVLKPHQTPWQRNTRLAVIANQALKSIIDDPAELEEIVKKVDRNELTLSDLDALAEQVRARKSSHQKVLALIYRVETPQDITLSFLNRPELDEEFTRKNALDDLKAFLHTEYGAEIRGDTPETCRGELARYVLMSALIAGLDGYVPEALSRVPHARSAKDLQACAQLVYEWQMRRDLQKNYVTWARKIEQALGIGEDRRLELSQIEDIHTFQGIDQAVLSLVEQALLTQSTDDLEEIAWRREQGFWAEMVPTTKARWRLVATIAAFLNIGQAIETTMKGRNFTAGEIAAYYTDRYQPWYRLDTLYRYVEKYYATTEYESASPPKSVRDLYARVRQRYTQLGGEIASRFVKQLAQSRFDLPDYPRQTEIISRYVAPAMEQGKVAYILVDAFRYEMAQELLQVFSKNSVATLDAARATVPTITEVGMAALMMKGDVQPSLVSIGGGKLAIEVEGKVLKDRSSRLDYLKEHIGGEVLSLKLSDLLHPQKTVTDGIRNADLVLVTSQEIDEFAERAEPYLARRYMDDIFHTLQRSFRVLAEYGVSTIIVTADHGYLFGEEIDNPMKIPSPGGETVDLHRRVWVGKGGAANEAYCYFKASDLGLGGDLEIATPYGIGVFKVAGGGLAYFHGGLSPQEYIIPVLTIQSSPHEQQPSTGIQLTIELGGDSITTRVCMVKIEGKATQLVDLQPPKIRVEIWSEGNQISLPFGALYGYEQATGDVQLRMSEKDPLSIDPNTVTLLIPPEIQPGRSASVHLLDATTGVLLKKLENIPIHITF